The Candidatus Polarisedimenticolia bacterium genomic sequence TGCAGCAGATGGTGGACGAGCACCTGGCCTCCGGCGCGGCGGTCAGCGTCAGCGTGGTGCCGCAGCCGATCGAGGAAGCGCACCAGTTCGGCTGCCTCGACGTCGACGCCTCGATGCGGGTGGCCCGCTTCATGGAAAAGCCGGACAAGCCGCCCGCCTTCCCGATGGACCCGAGCCAGTCGCTGGTGTCGATGGGGAACTACCTGTTCAACTTCGATGCCTTGTTCGAGATCCTCCAGGCGGACCACGCCGACGCCCAGAGCAGCCACGACATCGGCCGCGACATCATCCCGCGCTGGTACGACAAGATGCACATCCACGCCTACAACTTCCTCAACAACGAGGTCCCGGGGACCAACGAGGACGAGCGCGGCTACTGGCGCGACGTGGGGACGCTGCTGTCCTACTGGCGCGCCTCCATGGACCTGGTGAGCGTGTCCCCGGTGTTCAACCTGTACAACGCCAGCTGGCCGATCCTGACGGCGCGCACCGACTACCCGCCCGCCAAGTTCGTGTTCGCCGACAAGGAGACGAACCGCATGGGGATCGCCACCGACTCCCTGGTGAGCAACGGCTGCATCATCTCGGGAGGCCACATCGATCGCTGCGTGCTGAGCCCGCGGGTGCGTATCAACTCCTACAGCACGGTGAGCGAGAGCATCCTGTTCGAGGGGGTGGACGTGGGCCGGCGCTGCCGCATCCAGCGCACCATCGTCGACAAGCAGGTGAAGATCCCCTCCGACACCACCATCGGCTTCGACGTGGAGGAGGACCGGGCCCGCGGCATCACCGTCACCGACGAGGGGATAAGGGCCGTCTCTCCCGACGTGAGGTTCGACAAGGCGTGAAGCGGATCGCCCTTTCTTTCCTCTGGCACCTGCACCAGCCGCAGTACCGCCTGCGCGGCGAGAAGTCATGCATGATGCCATGGGTGCGGCTGCACGGCATCCGCGCCTACTACGACATGGTGCGCGTCCTGGAAGAGTTCCCCGAGATCCGCCTCACCGTCAACCTGGTCCCCTGCCTGCTGGATCAGATCCGCGCCTACGAGCGCGGCGCGACCGACGCTTTCCTGGAAGCGGGCGCGGTGCCGGCCGAGGAGCTGGACGACGCGCAGAGGGCCTTCCTCATCGAGCATTTCTTTTCGGCCGGCGAGACGCGCATGATCGGCAGCCTGCCGGCTTACGCCGAGATGAGCCGCCGGCGCCACCAGGCGCTCCGCGTGCGGGGCCGGGAGGAGGCCTGGAAGGAGTTCTCACCCGCCGATTTTCGCGACCTGCAGGCGCTGTTCGATCTCTCGTGGTTCGGCTTCAAGGCGCAGGAGGATTTTCCCGAGATCCGCGCGCTGCGGGGGCAGGGGCGTGGCTTCCTCGATGCCGACATCCGCCGCATCCATGCGATCGAGCGCGAGATTCTGGCGCGTCTGATTCCCCTGTACCGGCGCGCCGCCGCCTCGGGGCAGGCGGAGATCTCCTCCTCGCCTTACGCCCATCCCATCCTGCCGCTGCTGTGCGACACGCAATCGGCGCGCGAGGCGCTGCCCGACCTGACCCTGCCGTCGCGGCTGCGCGCCCCGGAGGACGCGGAAAAGCAGATCGCGCAGGCACTCGACCTGATGGAGCGCGAGATCGGCGTCCGGCCGAAGGGGATGTGGCCCTCGGAAGGCTCGGTGAGCCAGGAGACGGCGCTCCAACTGGCGCGCTGCGTCCGCTGGGCCGCGAGCGACGAGATGGTCCTGGCGGCCTCCGAGCGGGAGGAGGAGGCCGACCCGTCGATGCCGTGGCGGCTGGCGGAGGCGCCAGGGCTCGACCTGGTGTTCCGCAATCACGAGCTCTCGGACCGCGTCGGGTTCACCTACTCGGGGAAGAGCGCGGCCGAGGCGGCGGGAAACTTCCTGGCTTTCGTGGGACAGCGTGCCGAGGAGCGGGCGGACGATCCGGGACTGCTGCTGGTGGCCCTGGACGGAGAGAATCCCTGGGAGAACTATCCGGCGGCCGGGGCCGATTTCCTGCGCGGATTGTACGGGGCGCTGCTCGGGAACCGGAGAATCCAGTGCCTGCCGGTCGGTGAGGCGATCGAAGCCGTCCCGCGCCGCGGCCTGCTGGGGCGCCTGCGCGCCGGCAGCTGGATCGGGGCGAATTTCGGGATCTGGATCGGCGGAGCGGAGAAGAACCGCGCCTGGGAGCGGATCCAGGATGCACGACGCGAGCTGGCGCCCATGTTCTCCGATCCGTCGCTGCCGGCCGCCGCGCGGGAGGAGGCGTGGGCCTCGCTGCGCGCCGCCGAGGGAAGCGACTGGTTCTGGTGGCTCGACGCGCAGTTCAGCAGCAACTACCGCGCCGAGTTCGATCGGATCTTCCGCTCCCATCTGAAGCAGGCGTACGAGGCGCTGGGCCGGACGCCTCCGGAGATCCTGGAAGAGGCGATCCCGGCGGCCGCCACGCTGATGGAAGAACCGCCGCCGCCGTTGCCGGCCGTGCGGCTGGAGCCGCGCATCGACGGCTTCGAGAGCGATTTCTTCGAGTGGGAAGGGGCGATCCGGCTGGCGGGACGCGCGCTGGAGCGCCGCGGGACCATGGAGCGGGCGCAGCGCAGCGTCGATGCGCTGGAGTTCGGCTTCGCCAGCGCCGGGGAGTTCGTCCTGCGCCTCGACCCGGCGCCGGGAAAGGCGGCCAGCCTGTTCGGCGCGGCAGGAGTGCAGGTCACCTTCCGCACCGGTCCCGAGTCGCGCCACCTGACGCTGGCGCTGGACGAGGCGGGCAATCTGAAGAGCGCGAAGCGCTGGAGCGGCGCGCCGGACGGGGACAAATCGATCGCCGCCTTCGAGCCGTCGAAGGCGCGCGCCGCGGCCCGCAAGATCCTGGAGCTCGCCGTTCCTTCGGAGGAGGCGGGGCTGGTGCCGGGCGGCCGGGCCACCTTCCAGGTGCGCCTGCGCCGCGGCAGCGAGGAGCTGATCCTCGAAGAAGTCGAGATGACCGTCCCTGATTTCGCGGCCGGCGGCGGGCAATGGAGCGTCTCGTGATGCGGCGCCGGAAAGCGCGGCGGAGCGCCGCATCCGGCCGGGGGCGGGTGCAAATCGCCGGTCCAGACGGTATCATCTTGCCGCGGCAGGGCCGCCTTTTGGAGGATGCTTGACCTCGGAGCTGCGGAAAGATCCGGTCATTGGACGCTGGGTCATCATCTCGGGAGAGCGCAGCCGCCGCGCCAATCCCTTCCGCCATTACACCAGCACGATCGAGAGCGCCGGAGCTTGTCCTTTCTGCCCCGGCCACGAGGCGATGACGCCGCCGGAGGTGCTGTCGTACCACCTGGCGCCCGGCGAAAGCTGGAACCTGCGCGTCGTGCCGAACCTGTTTCCCGCCCTGCGCATCGAAGGGGATCCCAACAAGCGCGGCGAAGGGCTGTACGACCTGATGCGCGGCATCGGGGCGCACGAGGTGGTGATCGAGAGTCCCGACCACGAGGCCAATCCCGCCACCTACACGCCGGAGCAGATGGCCCGCGTCATCCAGGCCTACCGCGACCGGATGATGGACCTGCTGCGCGACGGCCGCTTCCGCTACGTCATGGCCTACAAGAATCATGGCGCGTCGGCGGGAGCGACGCTCGCGCACGCCCACTCGCAGATCATCGCGCTGCCGGTGGTCCCGGTGCGGGTGATGGCCGAGATGGAAGGCTCCGAGAAGTATTTCGATTACCGCGGCCGCTGCATCTACTGCGACATCCTGGCGCAGGAGCTGGACGACCCGAAGCGCGTGGTCGTGCAGAACCACCACTTCGTGGCGATCACGCCGTTCGCCTCGCGCTTCCCGTTCGAGATCAGCATCCTGCCGCGCAAGCACGAGTCATTCTTCTGGGGGGCCGGCCACGAGGAGGTCATCTCGCTCGCGGAGATCCTGCAGGACGTGCTGCGGCGCTACCGGCTGGCGCTGAAGGATCCTCCCTACAACTACATCATCCACACCGCTCCTCCGGGCTATCCGGCGCCGGAGCGCTACCACTGGCAGGTCGAGGTGATCCCGAAGCTGACGGAGGCTGCGGGATTCGAGTGGGGGAGCGGCTTCTTCATCAACCCGATGCCTCCCGAAGAGGCGGCCGCGCGGCTGCGGGACCTCGAGCGGGTCATGGACGTCCCCGAGGGGCACTTGCTGCAGACTGCCGCCACGCGTACCGGTGGAAGCTGAGATCTGGCTGGCCGCGTCGGAATCGAGGCCGCTGGCCCAGAGC encodes the following:
- the glgC gene encoding glucose-1-phosphate adenylyltransferase, with amino-acid sequence MNGTGHGIETFVLAGGEGKRLHPLTRKRAKPAMPFAGHYRLIDFVLTNLVNSNLLRIHVLTQYESYSLIRHLSRGWTFSSHLGQYCEVIPAMFGEGRGWYLGSADALYQNLERIQRDRPKIVAVFGADHIYRMDVQQMVDEHLASGAAVSVSVVPQPIEEAHQFGCLDVDASMRVARFMEKPDKPPAFPMDPSQSLVSMGNYLFNFDALFEILQADHADAQSSHDIGRDIIPRWYDKMHIHAYNFLNNEVPGTNEDERGYWRDVGTLLSYWRASMDLVSVSPVFNLYNASWPILTARTDYPPAKFVFADKETNRMGIATDSLVSNGCIISGGHIDRCVLSPRVRINSYSTVSESILFEGVDVGRRCRIQRTIVDKQVKIPSDTTIGFDVEEDRARGITVTDEGIRAVSPDVRFDKA
- a CDS encoding glycoside hydrolase family 57 protein codes for the protein MKRIALSFLWHLHQPQYRLRGEKSCMMPWVRLHGIRAYYDMVRVLEEFPEIRLTVNLVPCLLDQIRAYERGATDAFLEAGAVPAEELDDAQRAFLIEHFFSAGETRMIGSLPAYAEMSRRRHQALRVRGREEAWKEFSPADFRDLQALFDLSWFGFKAQEDFPEIRALRGQGRGFLDADIRRIHAIEREILARLIPLYRRAAASGQAEISSSPYAHPILPLLCDTQSAREALPDLTLPSRLRAPEDAEKQIAQALDLMEREIGVRPKGMWPSEGSVSQETALQLARCVRWAASDEMVLAASEREEEADPSMPWRLAEAPGLDLVFRNHELSDRVGFTYSGKSAAEAAGNFLAFVGQRAEERADDPGLLLVALDGENPWENYPAAGADFLRGLYGALLGNRRIQCLPVGEAIEAVPRRGLLGRLRAGSWIGANFGIWIGGAEKNRAWERIQDARRELAPMFSDPSLPAAAREEAWASLRAAEGSDWFWWLDAQFSSNYRAEFDRIFRSHLKQAYEALGRTPPEILEEAIPAAATLMEEPPPPLPAVRLEPRIDGFESDFFEWEGAIRLAGRALERRGTMERAQRSVDALEFGFASAGEFVLRLDPAPGKAASLFGAAGVQVTFRTGPESRHLTLALDEAGNLKSAKRWSGAPDGDKSIAAFEPSKARAAARKILELAVPSEEAGLVPGGRATFQVRLRRGSEELILEEVEMTVPDFAAGGGQWSVS
- a CDS encoding DUF4931 domain-containing protein, with product MTSELRKDPVIGRWVIISGERSRRANPFRHYTSTIESAGACPFCPGHEAMTPPEVLSYHLAPGESWNLRVVPNLFPALRIEGDPNKRGEGLYDLMRGIGAHEVVIESPDHEANPATYTPEQMARVIQAYRDRMMDLLRDGRFRYVMAYKNHGASAGATLAHAHSQIIALPVVPVRVMAEMEGSEKYFDYRGRCIYCDILAQELDDPKRVVVQNHHFVAITPFASRFPFEISILPRKHESFFWGAGHEEVISLAEILQDVLRRYRLALKDPPYNYIIHTAPPGYPAPERYHWQVEVIPKLTEAAGFEWGSGFFINPMPPEEAAARLRDLERVMDVPEGHLLQTAATRTGGS